In Streptomyces sp. NBC_00414, a single window of DNA contains:
- a CDS encoding bifunctional glycosyltransferase/CDP-glycerol:glycerophosphate glycerophosphotransferase, with product MNEELRQAPDASPDVSVVVIVYNDEARLPAAVHSALEQTLRNVEVVIVDDRSTDGSYEVARGLAARHPGRVRTFRLDENSGGCGAPRNRGIAEARGTYVVFLDSDDVLERNACRNMLEAAGTTGADLVSGLCVRVHVDSRGGKEVKWYPWLYSRTRTLESVSELPDLLVFDTLSTNKCYRREFLVGEGLRFPVGIHYEDLLFSAQAYAAARRITLIPNRVYDWNVVDKAAAKSISNRRAEIANFAHRMEIHRRVDRLLADRGLAELKFFKDVKFLKHDLVLHLRDLPFRDASYREEFAAIARGYLESVDRAAFDEVEPIHAICAYLLRKSDWDNLLPAVDTLTNRDKISAPLVERDGRVYWCAEHLDDGDDHERVSARHVLDVTELGYHTKPVEKMFLRNVLTRYEETGTAGSAAGTVLLAGRITNPLGVVPPGARLSGELEFGARRKGVRFQTFRFPVDTLRHEGAFIAWETSADLTRGLRPLGIVDAVWDVRLRLGVDGVRTTTRLTASEPGLAVGRSPVRPRLTRLVADHIEPEVSARGHLAFRVPTRERVDALVGRGVRGAPGRLAKSGYRKAKRVRRKLTSGDTKIRVYHEVFSRLPVKKGLVVFESHLGRQYSDSPKALYEEMRRQGLDFDAVWSYAGRPEGFPADATLVRRWSLPYLKALARAEFWVDNQSYPLKLTKRPRTTYLQTWHGSALKRMGFDEPEWKLRTRPAQEEQQRVLDRFDRFLIRSEHDVRTLARAFRLKERTLLRVGYPRNDALVAARQREEETGRRERGPLAAELGIPDDRAVLLYAPTFRQHGGKQRRFELPFDVERFADEFGDRYVLLVRSHYLDHVVLPPSVRGRVLDVSAHHDVTPLLALADGLITDYSSVMFDYALLGRPLFFFAYDYEEYVHEGRGTYFDLLERAPGPVVRTEEELYVALASLDEQVVKYREAREGFVAEFGEYDKGTAAQSIVDQFFSQWRRA from the coding sequence ATGAACGAGGAATTGCGGCAGGCGCCCGATGCGTCCCCTGACGTATCCGTCGTCGTGATCGTTTACAACGATGAGGCGCGGCTCCCCGCAGCCGTCCACTCCGCGCTGGAGCAGACGTTGCGCAACGTCGAGGTCGTGATCGTCGACGACCGGAGCACGGACGGCTCGTACGAGGTGGCGAGGGGCCTGGCCGCACGGCACCCCGGGCGGGTGCGGACCTTCCGGCTGGACGAGAACAGCGGAGGATGCGGCGCACCCCGCAACCGCGGGATCGCCGAGGCACGCGGGACCTACGTCGTCTTCCTCGACAGCGACGACGTACTGGAGCGCAACGCCTGCCGGAACATGCTGGAGGCGGCCGGGACGACCGGCGCCGACCTCGTCTCCGGCCTGTGCGTGCGGGTCCACGTCGACTCGCGGGGCGGCAAGGAGGTCAAGTGGTACCCCTGGCTGTATTCCCGCACCCGCACCCTGGAGTCGGTCTCCGAGCTGCCCGACCTGCTGGTCTTCGACACCCTGTCCACCAACAAGTGCTACCGCCGGGAGTTCCTGGTCGGGGAAGGGCTTCGGTTTCCTGTCGGGATCCATTACGAAGACCTGCTCTTCTCCGCGCAGGCGTACGCCGCGGCCCGCAGGATCACCCTCATCCCGAACCGCGTCTACGACTGGAACGTCGTCGACAAGGCCGCGGCGAAGTCCATCAGCAACCGCCGCGCCGAGATCGCCAACTTCGCGCACCGCATGGAGATCCACCGACGGGTCGACCGGCTTCTCGCCGACCGCGGGCTGGCGGAGCTCAAGTTCTTCAAGGACGTCAAGTTCCTCAAGCACGACCTGGTGCTGCACCTGCGTGACCTGCCGTTCCGGGACGCCTCCTACCGGGAGGAGTTCGCCGCCATCGCCCGCGGCTATCTGGAGTCCGTCGACCGGGCCGCCTTCGACGAGGTCGAGCCCATCCACGCCATCTGCGCCTATCTGCTGCGGAAGAGCGACTGGGACAACCTCCTGCCGGCCGTGGACACACTCACCAACCGCGACAAGATCTCCGCACCGCTCGTCGAACGCGACGGCCGCGTCTACTGGTGTGCCGAGCACCTTGACGATGGAGACGATCACGAGCGAGTGTCTGCCCGGCACGTTCTTGACGTCACCGAGCTCGGCTATCACACCAAACCCGTCGAGAAGATGTTCCTGCGCAACGTCCTGACCCGGTACGAGGAGACCGGAACCGCCGGGAGCGCCGCCGGTACCGTCCTGCTGGCCGGGCGCATCACCAACCCGCTCGGCGTCGTCCCGCCCGGCGCGCGGCTCTCCGGCGAGCTGGAGTTCGGTGCCCGCCGCAAGGGCGTGCGGTTCCAGACCTTCCGCTTTCCCGTGGACACCCTGCGGCACGAGGGCGCGTTCATCGCCTGGGAGACGTCGGCCGACCTCACGCGCGGGCTGCGGCCCCTGGGCATCGTGGACGCCGTGTGGGACGTACGGCTGCGGCTCGGCGTCGACGGCGTGCGCACCACCACGCGTCTCACCGCCTCCGAACCCGGTCTTGCCGTCGGCCGGTCGCCCGTCCGGCCCCGGCTCACCCGCCTGGTCGCCGACCACATCGAGCCCGAGGTCTCCGCGCGCGGTCATCTCGCCTTCCGGGTGCCGACCCGGGAGAGGGTCGACGCGCTCGTCGGGAGGGGGGTGCGGGGGGCGCCCGGCCGGCTCGCCAAGTCCGGGTACCGCAAGGCGAAGCGGGTGCGGCGGAAGCTCACCTCCGGGGACACCAAGATCCGGGTCTATCACGAGGTGTTCAGCCGGCTGCCCGTGAAGAAGGGCCTGGTCGTCTTCGAGAGCCATCTGGGCCGGCAGTACAGCGACAGCCCCAAGGCGCTCTACGAGGAGATGCGGCGCCAGGGCCTCGACTTCGACGCCGTGTGGTCGTACGCGGGCCGCCCCGAGGGCTTCCCGGCCGACGCCACGCTCGTACGCCGCTGGTCGCTGCCCTATCTGAAGGCGCTGGCCCGGGCCGAGTTCTGGGTCGACAACCAGAGCTATCCGCTGAAGCTCACCAAGCGGCCACGGACCACGTACCTCCAGACCTGGCACGGTTCGGCGCTCAAGCGGATGGGCTTCGACGAACCGGAGTGGAAGCTCAGGACCCGGCCCGCGCAGGAGGAGCAGCAGCGTGTCCTCGACCGCTTCGACCGGTTCCTGATCCGCTCCGAGCACGACGTACGCACGCTCGCGCGCGCGTTCCGCCTGAAGGAGCGCACGCTGCTGCGCGTCGGTTACCCCCGCAACGACGCGCTCGTGGCGGCCAGGCAGCGGGAGGAGGAGACCGGGCGACGCGAACGTGGGCCGCTCGCCGCCGAGCTGGGCATCCCCGACGACCGGGCCGTCCTGCTGTACGCGCCCACCTTCCGGCAGCACGGCGGCAAGCAGCGGCGGTTCGAGCTGCCCTTCGACGTGGAGCGGTTCGCCGACGAGTTCGGCGACCGGTACGTCCTGCTGGTGCGCTCGCACTACCTCGACCACGTCGTCCTCCCGCCGTCCGTGCGCGGGCGCGTCCTCGACGTGTCGGCGCACCACGACGTGACACCGCTGCTCGCGCTCGCCGACGGGCTGATCACCGACTACTCGTCCGTGATGTTCGACTACGCGCTCCTCGGCCGGCCGCTGTTCTTCTTCGCCTACGACTACGAGGAGTACGTCCACGAGGGCCGCGGCACCTACTTCGACCTCCTCGAACGGGCGCCGGGCCCGGTCGTGCGCACGGAGGAGGAGCTGTACGTCGCTCTCGCCTCCCTCGACGAGCAGGTGGTCAAGTACCGGGAGGCGCGGGAGGGCTTCGTCGCGGAGTTCGGCGAGTACGACAAGGGGACCGCGGCGCAGAGCATCGTCGACCAGTTCTTCTCCCAGTGGAGGCGCGCATGA
- the galE gene encoding UDP-glucose 4-epimerase GalE — MTWLITGGAGYIGAHVVRAMTEAGERAVVYDDLSTGISERVPDGVPLVVGSTLDGERVARALKDHAITGVVHLAAKKQVGESVELPLHYYRENVEGLRVLLQAVTAAAVPSFVFSSSAAVYGMPDVDLVTEETPCVPINPYGETKLAGEWLVRATGRAHGLSTACLRYFNVAGAATPELADTGVFNIVPMVFEKLTDGEPPRVFGDDYPTPDGTCVRDYIHVVDLAEAHVAAARRLAAAPGTDLTLNIGRGEGVSVRRMIDRINELTGHTLAPAVAPRRPGDPARVVASADRVAAELDWKAKHDLDDMITSAWEGWLRLRPQARRD, encoded by the coding sequence ATGACCTGGCTGATCACCGGCGGCGCCGGCTACATCGGGGCGCACGTCGTCCGCGCGATGACCGAGGCGGGCGAACGGGCCGTGGTGTACGACGACTTGTCCACCGGGATCTCCGAACGCGTCCCGGACGGGGTGCCGCTGGTCGTCGGCTCGACCCTGGACGGGGAGCGGGTCGCCCGGGCGCTGAAGGACCACGCGATCACCGGTGTCGTGCACCTGGCGGCGAAGAAGCAGGTGGGCGAGTCGGTCGAACTGCCGCTGCACTACTACCGCGAGAACGTCGAGGGGCTGCGGGTGCTGCTGCAGGCGGTCACGGCCGCCGCGGTGCCGTCCTTCGTGTTCTCGTCCTCGGCGGCGGTGTACGGCATGCCCGACGTCGACCTCGTGACCGAGGAGACGCCCTGCGTGCCGATCAACCCGTACGGGGAGACCAAGCTCGCCGGTGAGTGGCTGGTGCGTGCCACGGGCCGCGCGCACGGTCTGTCGACGGCCTGTCTGCGCTACTTCAACGTGGCCGGGGCGGCGACACCGGAACTGGCCGACACAGGCGTCTTCAACATCGTCCCGATGGTCTTCGAGAAGCTCACGGACGGCGAGCCCCCGCGCGTCTTCGGCGACGACTACCCGACCCCGGACGGCACCTGCGTGCGCGACTACATCCACGTCGTCGACCTGGCGGAGGCCCATGTGGCGGCGGCCAGGCGGCTGGCCGCGGCCCCCGGCACCGACCTGACCCTCAACATCGGCCGCGGCGAAGGTGTCTCGGTCCGCCGGATGATCGACCGGATCAACGAGCTCACCGGTCACACGCTCGCCCCCGCGGTGGCCCCTCGCAGGCCCGGCGACCCGGCCCGGGTCGTCGCCTCCGCCGACCGCGTCGCCGCGGAGCTCGACTGGAAGGCCAAGCACGACCTCGACGACATGATCACGTCGGCCTGGGAGGGCTGGCTGCGGCTGCGTCCGCAGGCACGACGGGACTAG
- a CDS encoding ABC transporter permease, translating into MSQVLNTSSPATPAPAPALPDDDPAALAARYGLTVSGARPTLSAYVRQLWARRHFITAFATAKLTAQYSQAKLGQVWQVATPLLNAAVYYFIFGVLMGTSRGVPDYVPFLVTGVFVWTFTQSSIMAGTRAISGSLGLVRALHFPRAALPVSYALQQLQQLLFSMAALVVILLCFGVPVGVSWLLAVPTLALQFVFNAGVAMVVARLGARTPDIAQLMPFLLRTWMYVSGVMWSIDRVLSGHPDMPRVVLLALQCNPAAVYIDLMRFALIDSFHASQLPHHVWALAVGWALLAGVGGFIYFWKAEETYGRG; encoded by the coding sequence GTGAGTCAGGTCCTCAACACCTCGTCCCCGGCGACACCGGCCCCGGCGCCGGCCCTGCCCGACGACGACCCCGCGGCACTCGCCGCCCGCTACGGCCTCACGGTCAGCGGCGCACGGCCCACCCTGTCCGCGTACGTCCGCCAGTTGTGGGCACGCCGGCACTTCATCACCGCGTTCGCGACCGCCAAGCTCACCGCCCAGTACAGCCAGGCGAAGCTCGGCCAGGTCTGGCAGGTGGCCACGCCCCTGCTGAACGCGGCGGTCTACTACTTCATCTTCGGTGTCCTCATGGGCACCAGCCGTGGCGTGCCGGACTACGTTCCGTTCCTGGTCACGGGCGTTTTCGTGTGGACCTTCACGCAGAGCTCGATCATGGCGGGCACCCGGGCGATCTCCGGCAGCCTCGGCCTCGTCCGCGCCCTGCACTTCCCGCGGGCCGCGCTCCCGGTGTCGTACGCGCTGCAACAGCTTCAGCAGCTGCTGTTCTCGATGGCCGCGCTGGTCGTGATCCTGCTCTGCTTCGGCGTGCCCGTCGGCGTGTCCTGGCTGCTGGCCGTGCCGACACTGGCACTTCAGTTCGTGTTCAACGCGGGCGTGGCGATGGTCGTGGCCCGGCTGGGCGCCCGGACACCGGACATCGCCCAGCTGATGCCGTTCCTGCTGCGGACCTGGATGTACGTCTCGGGTGTCATGTGGAGCATCGACCGGGTCCTGAGCGGCCACCCGGACATGCCACGCGTGGTGCTGCTCGCCCTGCAGTGCAACCCGGCCGCCGTATACATCGACCTCATGCGGTTCGCGCTGATCGACTCGTTCCACGCGAGCCAGCTGCCCCACCACGTGTGGGCACTCGCGGTCGGCTGGGCCCTGCTCGCCGGCGTCGGCGGGTTCATCTACTTCTGGAAGGCTGAGGAGACGTACGGCCGTGGCTGA
- a CDS encoding TetR/AcrR family transcriptional regulator gives MLVRMTTNADADGAAQSPQRPEPDLEQAPEPEAKPRRRAPAGAAVLREDVTEAIRAAVFGELAAVGYARMSIEGIARRAGVGKTAVYRRWRSKLHLVLDLVSALAVQGLPAPDTGTLEGDLRLLYEVTSRALRHPVASQVIPDLQAEAARNPEIAEALQKALREGQAGVANGIVEAARARGEIRMHIDGELALDVISGPLYWRAVVVRGPKPPKGYLESLIRATAAALKAL, from the coding sequence ATGCTGGTCCGCATGACGACCAACGCCGACGCCGACGGAGCAGCCCAGAGCCCTCAGCGGCCGGAGCCGGACCTGGAGCAGGCGCCGGAGCCGGAGGCGAAGCCGCGTCGCAGGGCTCCGGCCGGGGCGGCGGTGCTCCGGGAGGACGTGACGGAGGCGATCAGGGCCGCCGTCTTCGGGGAACTCGCGGCCGTCGGATACGCGCGCATGTCCATCGAGGGGATCGCGCGCCGCGCGGGCGTCGGCAAGACCGCCGTCTACCGCCGCTGGCGCTCCAAGCTGCACCTGGTGCTCGACCTGGTCTCCGCGCTCGCCGTACAGGGGCTGCCCGCGCCCGACACGGGCACCCTGGAGGGTGATCTGCGCCTGCTGTACGAGGTCACCTCACGGGCCCTGCGTCACCCTGTCGCCTCGCAGGTCATCCCCGATCTGCAGGCCGAGGCAGCCCGTAACCCGGAGATCGCGGAGGCCTTGCAGAAAGCGCTGCGCGAGGGGCAGGCGGGCGTCGCGAACGGCATCGTCGAGGCGGCCCGGGCCCGCGGCGAGATCCGTATGCACATCGACGGCGAACTGGCTCTCGACGTGATCTCCGGACCGCTGTACTGGCGTGCGGTGGTGGTCCGTGGGCCGAAGCCGCCGAAGGGATATCTGGAGAGTCTGATCCGGGCCACGGCGGCGGCGCTCAAGGCGTTGTAG
- a CDS encoding glycosyltransferase yields the protein MTAETAEDVPTAADPRRDVFFVSNSVDELGGVTTWSHQLARLLTGRGHRVHVVGITPAEVVQELGDGLPYPTTTLYAGQPPRPGRAREASMREEATKLTALFRAARPGAVVIVTQVWAMEWVARADTRGLTVIGMSHESYAYSRASSRFQRVRTHYRDVDRMLALTREDADLWIGQGMNNASYMPNPLPFMPEVPSPRTEKAVVSIGRLHDQKGIDMLLDTWAEVAPRHPDWRLLIYGSGEDEEILKKQCTALGLDGSVDWMGRTSDVPGALRGGSVFVLSSRGEGFPLALMEAMAMGVPCAAFDCAPGVHEIVHDGEDGLLAALGNTGELARRLDALMSDKSLRDGMGEAARANIQRYTTTEIVNRWEDLFRFLER from the coding sequence ATGACCGCCGAGACCGCCGAGGACGTCCCCACCGCCGCGGATCCGCGGCGGGACGTCTTCTTCGTCTCCAACAGCGTCGACGAACTGGGCGGGGTGACCACCTGGTCGCACCAGCTGGCCAGGCTCCTCACCGGGCGCGGCCATCGCGTCCACGTCGTCGGCATCACCCCGGCCGAGGTGGTCCAGGAACTCGGCGACGGCCTCCCGTACCCGACGACGACGCTGTACGCCGGACAGCCGCCGCGGCCCGGCCGGGCGCGCGAGGCGAGCATGCGCGAGGAGGCCACGAAGCTCACCGCCCTCTTCCGGGCGGCGCGGCCCGGCGCGGTCGTGATCGTCACGCAGGTGTGGGCCATGGAGTGGGTCGCCCGGGCCGACACACGCGGCCTGACCGTCATCGGGATGAGCCACGAGTCGTACGCGTACTCCAGGGCGTCCTCGCGCTTCCAGCGGGTGCGCACGCACTACCGGGACGTCGACCGCATGCTGGCGCTGACCCGCGAGGACGCCGACCTGTGGATCGGGCAGGGCATGAACAACGCCTCGTACATGCCGAATCCACTGCCCTTCATGCCCGAGGTGCCGTCGCCGCGGACGGAGAAGGCGGTCGTCAGCATCGGCCGGCTGCACGATCAGAAGGGCATCGACATGCTCCTCGACACCTGGGCGGAGGTCGCTCCGCGCCACCCCGACTGGCGGCTGCTGATCTACGGCTCCGGCGAGGACGAGGAGATCCTGAAGAAGCAGTGCACGGCTCTCGGGCTCGACGGTTCGGTCGACTGGATGGGCCGCACCAGCGATGTCCCGGGCGCGCTGCGGGGCGGCTCCGTCTTCGTACTGTCCTCCCGGGGCGAGGGGTTCCCGCTCGCGCTGATGGAGGCCATGGCGATGGGGGTGCCGTGCGCCGCGTTCGACTGTGCGCCCGGGGTCCACGAGATCGTCCACGACGGGGAGGACGGGCTGCTTGCGGCTCTCGGCAACACGGGTGAACTGGCTCGCCGCCTGGATGCCCTGATGTCCGACAAGTCGCTGCGGGACGGGATGGGCGAGGCGGCCCGCGCCAACATCCAGCGGTATACGACGACCGAGATCGTGAACAGGTGGGAGGACTTGTTCAGGTTCCTCGAACGGTGA
- a CDS encoding glycosyltransferase family 2 protein: MRAAHVTQAVESVRARSPRPSQVSVVVIGFDDAAHVGDAVRSALAQGPTVREVIAVDDCSTDGSADLLDRLALDEPRLRVVRREVNSGGCGSPRNDGIDTATAPYVMFLDSDDVLPPGAVDALLAAATGRGTEVAAGLCVRRELPSGREVRWQPELYATAALVARPSRRTRLVHDTLCVNKLYRTDFLHEHGIRFPEGHFPYEDFVFTARVLAARPRIALIPDTVYVWHVRRSAERLSISLDRSGVDNWRARITAHAQAYDILLAAGEKRLARASRARFLDHALRMYARELDLRGAGYRRQWWALTRAYLTTFDAGDFALAPAPGRVIAQVVLASGTPRDLTRVKEVAARPARLRPPYARAKDGTPVWSADLPHVTLEHLLHRPVRLLPVAVDAELRPRARGTRLRLRLHELYGRMADAGPATVDAEFVNRHDGGTGLALTAEFQPDDTDPADSAAGDFGSDGPGSGSGVDSWTAEAPVDLAALGSGTWDLRLCLRFHDGTSRETTAHASTGPGLLRRSVAPSRRRGVLLVQPYATHTGSLALRIAPGLRGAAAVLGRRLRRLLH; the protein is encoded by the coding sequence GCCCACGGTCCGTGAGGTGATCGCCGTGGACGACTGCTCGACGGACGGCAGCGCAGACCTCCTGGACCGTCTCGCGCTGGACGAGCCACGGCTGAGGGTCGTCCGCCGCGAGGTCAACAGCGGCGGCTGCGGCAGCCCCCGCAACGACGGGATCGACACCGCCACGGCTCCGTACGTGATGTTCCTGGACAGCGACGACGTACTGCCGCCCGGCGCGGTGGACGCCCTCCTGGCCGCGGCCACCGGGCGCGGCACCGAGGTCGCCGCCGGCCTGTGCGTGCGCCGCGAACTGCCGTCCGGCCGCGAGGTCCGCTGGCAGCCCGAGCTGTACGCCACGGCCGCCCTCGTGGCCCGCCCGTCGCGGCGCACCCGCCTCGTCCACGACACGCTGTGCGTCAACAAGCTGTACCGCACGGACTTCCTGCACGAGCACGGCATCCGCTTCCCCGAAGGGCACTTCCCCTACGAGGACTTCGTCTTCACCGCGCGCGTCCTCGCCGCCCGTCCGCGCATCGCGCTGATCCCGGACACGGTGTACGTCTGGCACGTGCGCCGCAGCGCCGAACGCCTGTCGATCTCGCTGGACAGGTCGGGCGTCGACAACTGGCGGGCCAGGATCACCGCCCACGCCCAGGCGTACGACATCCTCCTCGCCGCCGGTGAGAAGCGGCTGGCCCGCGCGTCACGCGCCCGCTTCCTCGACCACGCGCTGCGGATGTACGCGCGCGAGCTCGACCTCCGTGGGGCCGGGTACCGCCGTCAGTGGTGGGCCCTCACGCGCGCGTACCTCACGACGTTCGACGCGGGCGACTTCGCGCTGGCCCCGGCGCCGGGCAGGGTGATCGCGCAGGTGGTGCTGGCCTCCGGGACACCGCGCGACCTGACCCGCGTCAAGGAGGTCGCGGCCCGTCCGGCCCGGCTGCGGCCCCCGTACGCGCGGGCCAAGGACGGTACGCCCGTCTGGTCGGCCGACCTGCCCCACGTCACCCTGGAACACCTCCTGCACCGGCCCGTACGCCTCCTCCCCGTGGCCGTCGACGCGGAACTGCGGCCACGCGCGCGTGGCACCCGGCTGCGGCTGCGCCTGCACGAGCTGTACGGGCGGATGGCGGACGCGGGACCGGCGACCGTGGACGCCGAGTTCGTGAACCGGCACGACGGCGGGACCGGGCTCGCACTCACCGCGGAGTTCCAGCCGGACGACACGGATCCCGCCGACTCCGCCGCCGGCGACTTCGGCTCCGACGGCCCGGGCTCCGGTTCCGGTGTCGACTCCTGGACGGCCGAGGCGCCGGTCGACCTCGCGGCGCTCGGCTCCGGCACCTGGGACCTGCGGCTGTGCCTGCGCTTCCACGACGGCACGAGCCGCGAGACCACCGCGCACGCGAGTACGGGTCCGGGCCTGCTGCGCCGGTCGGTCGCCCCGAGCCGCCGACGCGGTGTGCTGCTCGTCCAGCCGTACGCGACCCACACGGGCTCGCTCGCGCTGCGGATCGCGCCGGGCCTGCGGGGTGCGGCGGCCGTACTGGGCCGCAGGCTGAGGCGTCTGCTCCATTGA
- a CDS encoding ABC transporter ATP-binding protein yields MAVAEQSAVADGADRRIPTVVADRVDIVYRVNGTGVGRGSATAALNRILRRKKAEQAAGVRKVHAVRSVSFTAYRGEAIGLIGTNGSGKSTLLKAVAGLLPVEHGRIYTDGQPSLLGVNAALMNDLTGERNVHLGGLAMGMSREQVRERYQEIVDFSGINEKGDFITLPMRTYSSGMAARLRFSIAAAKDHDVLMIDEALATGDRSFQKRSESRIRELRKSAGTVFLVSHNNKSIRDTCDRVLWLERGELRLDGPTEEVLREYEKFTGGGGKG; encoded by the coding sequence ATCGCCGTCGCCGAACAGAGCGCGGTCGCCGACGGAGCCGACCGCCGGATCCCCACCGTCGTCGCCGACCGCGTCGACATCGTCTACCGCGTCAACGGCACCGGGGTGGGGCGGGGCAGCGCCACCGCCGCGCTCAACCGCATCCTGCGCCGGAAGAAGGCCGAGCAGGCGGCGGGCGTACGCAAGGTGCACGCCGTGCGGTCCGTGTCCTTCACCGCGTACCGGGGCGAGGCGATCGGCCTGATCGGCACGAACGGGTCGGGCAAGTCCACCCTGCTCAAGGCCGTCGCCGGCCTGCTGCCGGTGGAGCACGGCCGGATCTACACGGACGGGCAGCCCTCGCTGCTCGGCGTCAACGCCGCCCTGATGAACGACCTCACCGGCGAACGCAACGTCCACCTCGGCGGGCTCGCGATGGGCATGTCCCGGGAGCAGGTGCGCGAGCGGTACCAGGAGATCGTCGACTTCTCCGGCATCAACGAGAAGGGCGACTTCATCACGCTGCCCATGCGGACGTACTCCTCCGGGATGGCGGCGCGGCTGCGGTTCTCCATCGCCGCCGCCAAGGACCACGACGTGCTGATGATCGACGAGGCCCTCGCGACGGGGGACCGCTCCTTCCAGAAGCGCTCCGAATCCCGGATCCGGGAGCTGCGGAAGAGCGCGGGCACGGTTTTCCTGGTGAGCCACAACAACAAGTCGATCCGGGACACGTGTGATCGGGTGCTGTGGCTTGAGCGGGGGGAACTCCGGTTGGACGGGCCCACGGAGGAAGTCCTCAGGGAGTACGAGAAGTTCACCGGGGGTGGGGGGAAGGGGTAG